One Candidatus Izemoplasmatales bacterium genomic region harbors:
- the rplL gene encoding 50S ribosomal protein L7/L12 — MAKLNAKDFIEALKEMSMLEIKELIDAMKTEFGVNPSAGVAAPVAAAAPVEEEQGPKEVNVILTAVGASKVAVIKVVRELTGLGLIEAKNLVDAAPKAIKEKVKEDEAKEIAKKLTDAGATVELK; from the coding sequence TCAATGCCAAGGATTTCATCGAAGCGCTCAAAGAAATGTCGATGCTCGAAATCAAGGAACTCATCGACGCCATGAAGACCGAATTCGGCGTCAACCCGTCCGCCGGCGTCGCCGCCCCGGTCGCCGCCGCCGCCCCGGTCGAAGAAGAACAGGGTCCGAAGGAAGTCAACGTCATCCTGACCGCCGTCGGCGCCAGCAAGGTCGCCGTCATCAAGGTCGTCCGCGAACTCACCGGTCTCGGACTGATCGAGGCCAAGAACCTCGTCGACGCCGCCCCGAAGGCCATCAAGGAAAAGGTCAAGGAAGACGAAGCGAAGGAAATCGCGAAGAAACTCACCGACGCCGGAGCCACTGTCGAACTCAAGTAA